The following coding sequences are from one Sander lucioperca isolate FBNREF2018 chromosome 2, SLUC_FBN_1.2, whole genome shotgun sequence window:
- the LOC116056667 gene encoding chromaffin granule amine transporter, with product MAWLRQSRGSPRLVLVVVCVALLLDNMLLTVVVPIIPTFLYAMEHPSPEPQTAQPSLLPLPTLDASRLGTVPSQSPSPRSQLPQPSHSAPYHGTQSDQSPQSSPLVSLFDNSTFSLQEILTEPTPDTKLTDQSSPTTELQINETTNATESSCLQDRAFLEEENVRVGLLFASKALVQLLINPFVGPLTNRVGYHIPMFAGFIIMFGSTIMFAFSGTYALLFLARSLQGIGSSFSSVAGLGMLASVYTDDEERGIAMGIALGGLAMGVLIGAPFGSVMYEFVGKRAPFLILAFLAMFDGALQLFILQPSKISPGSVEGTPLLTLLKDPYILISAGSLCFANMGVAILEPTLPIWMMQTMCSPKWQLGMAFLPASISYLIGTNLFGVLANKMGRWLCSMLGMFIVGISLLCVPFATSIYGLIGPNGGLGFAIGMVDSSMMAIMGYLVDIRHASVYGSVYAIADVALCMGFAIGPSIGGTLVQAVGFPCLMVFIGVINILYAPLCFLLRNPAVREEKMAIIDQECVMHRKSYNTQKESREFPLSDYSEEDTED from the exons ATGGCCTGGCTCCGTCAGAGTCGAGGTTCTCCCAGACTTGTTCTGGTGGTAGTGTGTGTTGCTCTACTGCTCGACAACATGCTGCTCACTGTGGTCG TGCCGATCATCCCGACCTTCCTCTACGCCATGGAGCATCCTAGTCCAGAGCCCCAGACTGCCCAGCCATCCCTGCTCCCTCTGCCCACCCTTGATGCATCACGCTTGGGCACTGTGCCCTCTCAGTCCCCCTCCCCGAGGTCACAGCTCCCTCAGCCCAGCCATAGTGCACCGTACCACGGTACACAATCAGACCAGAGTCCCCAATCGTCTCCTCTGGTGTCTCTGTTCGACAATTCGACATTCAGTCTGCAGGAGATCCTGACCGAACCCACCCCAGACACCAAGCTCACAGACCAGAGCAGCCCGACCACAGAGCTGCAGATCAACGAAACCACTAACGCTACA gAGTCCTCCTGTCTTCAGGACAGGGCGTTTCTGGAAGAGGAAAATGTTCGTGTTGGTTTGTTGTTTGCCTCTAAAGCTCTCGTCCAGCTGCTTATCAACCCGTTTGTCGGCCCGCTCACCAACAG GGTCGGGTACCACATCCCCATGTTTGCTGGTTTCATCATCATGTTTGGGTCAACTATCA TGTTTGCGTTCTCAGGGACATACGCTCTGCTGTTCCTCGCTCGCTCTCTGCAGGGAATTGGTTCGTCCTTCTCATCTGTAGCAG gtctGGGTATGTTGGCCAGTGTGTACACTGATGATGAGGAGAGAGGCATCGCCATGGGCATCGCACTGGGAGGACTGGCTATGGGGGTCCtga TTGGAGCTCCATTTGGCAGTGTGATGTACGAGTTTGTGGGGAAACGCGCTCCCTTCCTGATCTTGGCCTTCCTGGCTATGTTTGATGGAG CACTACAGCTGTTCATCCTGCAGCCTTCAAAGATCTCTCCAGGG AGTGTGGAAGGGACTCCATTACTGACTCTGTTAAAGGATCCGTACATTCTCATCAGTGCAG GTTCTCTGTGTTTCGCCAACATGGGTGTAGCCATCTTAGAGCCGACTCTGCCCATCTGGATGATGCAGACCATGTGCTCCCCTAAATGGCAACTTG GTATGGCCTTCCTCCCTGCCAGTATCTCCTACTTGATAGGAACAAACCTGTTCGGTGTTCTAGCCAACAAGATGGGacg GTGGCTCTGCTCCATGTTAGGGATGTTTATCGTTGGCATCAGTTTGCTGTGT GTTCCTTTTGCCACCAGTATCTATGGTCTGATTGGACCAAACGGAGGTCTGGGCTTCGCTATAG GTATGGTGGACTCCTCCATGATGGCCATCATGGGTTACCTGGTTGACATCCGTCACGCCTCCGTCTACGGCAGTGTCTACGCCATTGCTGACGTTGCGCTGTGTATGGGGTTCGCTATAG GACCATCCATAGGGGGCACTCTGGTTCAGGCGGTGGGTTTTCCCTGTCTCATGGTGTTTATCGGGGTGATCAACATTCTGTATGCTCCACTCTGCTTCCTGTTACGTAACCCTGCTGTCAGAGAGGAGAAAATG gcGATCATCGACCAGGAGTGTGTGATGCACAGgaaaagctacaacacacagAAGGAAAGTCGTGAGTTTCCTCTGAGCGACTACAGTGAAGAAGACACGGaggactg